One genomic region from Nostoc sp. 'Peltigera membranacea cyanobiont' N6 encodes:
- a CDS encoding HNH endonuclease: MVRKSIPEAVKLQLWVKSAGRCEFKGCNTPVWYNGLTLSEGNFAEVAHIIGSSETGPRGTDQSEDLQIDFSNLMLLCQRCHIEIDRHQRKYPTELLRRWKQEHEDRIEIQTSYPEDIHKSTVLLFSVNIGDRIVPINTEVIRNAMFPKFPTDLKGIKIEESHFDRLGTPEQWQTFADNKIKRRILRDLEEGIDDVKIKHFSIFGISPMPLLMYLGKCIGDTVPADIYQSHRNIEDTSKTWSWQEDSSVELPYLVSCEQDGKGEVVLLKLAISDTIEYDKYENLVSDNCSIYQITVSEASPHFLKLKRQLEIFSYEYRKLLNQIQAKHGKNCKILILPAVPVSIAVECGRVILPTKDPEIYACEYYREKGGFQRVLKIN, from the coding sequence ATGGTTAGAAAAAGTATCCCAGAAGCTGTCAAATTACAACTTTGGGTAAAGTCAGCAGGACGTTGCGAGTTCAAAGGGTGTAATACACCTGTTTGGTATAATGGATTAACTTTAAGTGAAGGAAACTTTGCAGAAGTTGCACATATTATTGGTTCAAGTGAAACTGGGCCAAGAGGAACAGACCAGTCAGAAGATTTACAAATAGATTTTTCTAATTTAATGCTTCTGTGCCAACGATGCCATATAGAAATAGATCGTCATCAAAGAAAATATCCAACTGAATTATTACGTCGTTGGAAGCAAGAACACGAAGATAGAATAGAGATCCAAACGAGTTATCCAGAGGATATACATAAATCTACAGTATTATTGTTCTCTGTAAATATTGGTGACAGGATTGTTCCTATAAATACTGAAGTGATAAGAAATGCAATGTTCCCGAAGTTTCCAACAGACTTAAAAGGAATAAAGATAGAAGAAAGCCATTTTGATAGGTTAGGAACGCCTGAACAATGGCAAACATTTGCTGACAACAAAATTAAGCGTAGAATTTTAAGAGATTTAGAGGAAGGCATTGATGATGTGAAGATTAAACATTTTTCCATATTTGGAATATCACCTATGCCTTTACTCATGTATTTAGGTAAGTGTATAGGTGATACTGTTCCGGCAGACATTTATCAATCGCACAGGAATATTGAGGATACGAGTAAAACTTGGTCTTGGCAAGAAGATTCAAGTGTTGAGTTACCTTATTTAGTTTCTTGCGAACAAGATGGGAAAGGCGAAGTTGTCTTACTGAAATTAGCCATTAGTGATACCATTGAGTATGATAAATATGAAAATTTAGTTTCTGATAATTGCAGTATCTATCAAATTACTGTATCTGAAGCATCACCACACTTTTTAAAATTAAAAAGACAACTTGAAATTTTTAGTTACGAATACCGTAAATTACTTAATCAAATACAAGCAAAACACGGAAAGAACTGCAAAATACTCATTTTGCCCGCAGTTCCCGTCTCAATAGCAGTAGAGTGTGGGAGAGTGATCTTACCGACAAAAGATCCTGAAATTTATGCTTGTGAATATTATAGGGAGAAAGGAGGATTTCAAAGAGTATTAAAAATAAACTGA
- a CDS encoding P-loop ATPase, Sll1717 family, translating into MIINPHQLLTRMDFGNEAGDDVQESEILNFFVEQSSFHKFLSPTRNILLATAKKGVGKSALIRWIEAKIKEEHGDNVLVISCKGSDLVRSNFKLSSELKLPNDYIQDWMVRICALVNRYIGAELNLAFGDDAITLVESAELDGFKSRNLVSALTDRLRKLIPQQASTEKLHATNEIELLKRFAGKKVWFLVDDLDATYQRTDRENLELSTFFSACRYLAAKVTGINFRITMRTDVWPLIRRYDESLDKFEQYVHDITWSQADFRTLLFKRIKYQVDCLKIEISPLPTYTTEIEIEEHYVNQIFQARTLWGESERPMYQIIYTLSYHRPRWAIQLCKLAQEEAIREKQGLIAKQHIDAIWGEYGRKRISDLIAEHKHQCRNVEELINSFRGAERRMTRDELITWVTNHITNHLSPVIEGKSVKSSLDIAHFLFRLGFIVARAEKEDQGYEHYFFSDMPDFLSSRTNQDFNVIWEIHPCYREALDIQKLNQHQQRRRNYAR; encoded by the coding sequence ATGATTATTAATCCGCATCAGCTTCTTACTCGGATGGATTTTGGGAATGAAGCTGGAGATGATGTACAGGAATCCGAAATTTTAAATTTCTTTGTTGAACAGTCATCCTTTCATAAATTCCTCAGCCCTACGAGAAATATTCTGTTAGCTACCGCTAAAAAAGGAGTTGGAAAATCTGCTTTAATAAGGTGGATCGAAGCCAAAATTAAAGAGGAGCATGGAGATAATGTACTTGTCATCAGTTGTAAAGGAAGCGATTTAGTTCGTTCAAATTTTAAACTCTCATCTGAACTTAAATTGCCAAATGATTATATCCAAGACTGGATGGTACGTATTTGCGCTCTTGTAAATCGCTATATTGGTGCAGAGTTAAATCTAGCATTTGGAGATGATGCAATTACTTTAGTGGAAAGTGCAGAGTTGGATGGTTTCAAAAGCCGTAATCTTGTGTCTGCACTTACCGATAGACTAAGAAAACTAATCCCACAACAAGCAAGTACTGAAAAACTACATGCAACTAACGAAATAGAGCTTCTAAAACGTTTTGCAGGGAAAAAAGTATGGTTTTTAGTTGACGATCTTGATGCTACCTATCAGCGTACTGATCGTGAAAATTTAGAGCTAAGTACTTTCTTTTCAGCGTGTCGTTATCTTGCTGCTAAAGTTACTGGCATAAACTTCAGAATAACCATGCGGACAGATGTGTGGCCTTTGATACGGAGGTATGATGAGTCACTTGACAAATTTGAGCAGTATGTACATGACATCACTTGGAGCCAAGCTGACTTCCGAACCCTTCTATTTAAGCGGATTAAGTATCAGGTGGATTGTTTAAAAATCGAAATTTCTCCTTTACCTACATACACAACAGAAATTGAGATTGAAGAACATTACGTGAACCAAATCTTTCAAGCACGAACATTATGGGGTGAAAGTGAAAGACCCATGTATCAAATAATTTATACTCTCTCTTACCATAGACCTCGCTGGGCTATTCAACTATGTAAGCTTGCACAGGAAGAAGCTATTAGAGAAAAACAAGGATTAATTGCTAAACAGCACATAGATGCTATCTGGGGAGAATATGGCAGGAAACGTATTAGTGACCTGATTGCAGAACATAAGCATCAGTGTCGCAATGTAGAAGAGTTAATAAATAGCTTTAGAGGTGCAGAGCGTCGAATGACACGAGATGAACTAATTACATGGGTAACTAATCACATAACAAATCATCTTTCACCAGTTATAGAAGGTAAATCAGTAAAATCATCTCTAGATATCGCACACTTCTTGTTTAGGCTAGGCTTTATTGTTGCCAGAGCAGAAAAGGAAGATCAGGGATATGAACATTATTTCTTTTCTGATATGCCCGATTTTCTCTCAAGCAGAACAAATCAAGACTTCAACGTAATTTGGGAGATTCATCCATGCTACCGAGAAGCTTTAGATATTCAAAAACTTAATCAGCATCAGCAGAGGAGACGTAACTACGCTAGATAA
- a CDS encoding Mov34/MPN/PAD-1 family protein, which yields MKSLIFRKSDESKLEISSHALLRMLAFVQDDRHKPEAGGILIGRYIRNSQDIVIDEITVPMAGDRWQRFYFWRSRQSHQQILDQSWLESGGTSTYIGEWHTHPENIPIPSDTDIKNWQARLKKDIFSGDTLFFIIIGIKVLRVWEGNKKTFIFELLNESTSNDSS from the coding sequence ATGAAGTCACTAATCTTTAGAAAGTCAGACGAAAGCAAGCTTGAAATCAGCAGCCATGCTTTGTTACGTATGCTGGCGTTTGTTCAAGATGATCGACACAAACCTGAAGCAGGGGGAATCTTAATAGGGCGTTACATTCGTAACAGTCAAGATATTGTTATTGATGAAATAACAGTTCCAATGGCGGGCGATCGCTGGCAACGATTTTATTTCTGGCGTAGTCGCCAATCTCACCAGCAAATCCTCGATCAATCTTGGCTAGAAAGTGGGGGTACAAGTACTTATATAGGAGAATGGCACACTCATCCTGAGAATATTCCTATACCTTCGGATACTGACATTAAAAATTGGCAGGCTCGCCTTAAAAAAGATATTTTTAGCGGAGATACTTTGTTTTTTATTATTATTGGCATAAAAGTTTTACGAGTTTGGGAGGGTAATAAAAAAACTTTTATTTTTGAATTACTTAATGAAAGTACATCAAATGACAGCAGTTAA
- a CDS encoding cyclic GMP-AMP synthase DncV-like nucleotidyltransferase, which produces MANVQYQMINFHEAIKLKRFDENEVLREKRDRILARLDSGLIKIFEIEGLKPPKYEIFDQGSYAMGTGTKPVDGHYDIDTGIRFKICYLDYPDPVKVKTWVYLALNGHTQRVEIRRPCVTVFYQQEGEPIYHVDLAVYSDQDCNPDGKMYLAKGKLNSAIEHRFWQESDPQTFIHLIKNHFLDREDDKQFRRIIRYLKRWKDVKFSSDGNAAPIGIGITVAAYHWFNPVYTRDSFTNIKNYNDLEALRCFVNAMLAKFQNVYFNSNIVQRLIVELPVSPHNDLFEKMTDNQMADFQEKLEILLEAIGEAQQKADPVEACKILQKQFGDDFPIPSREDTAQKRPPAIISSSASA; this is translated from the coding sequence ATGGCAAATGTACAATACCAAATGATTAATTTTCATGAAGCAATCAAACTTAAGCGCTTCGATGAGAATGAAGTGCTTCGTGAAAAACGCGATCGCATTCTCGCTCGTCTGGACTCTGGACTGATAAAAATCTTTGAGATCGAAGGTTTGAAACCACCAAAGTACGAAATTTTTGACCAGGGTAGTTACGCAATGGGTACTGGTACTAAACCAGTTGATGGGCATTACGACATTGATACAGGGATACGATTTAAAATTTGCTACTTAGACTATCCCGACCCAGTGAAAGTGAAGACATGGGTATATCTTGCTTTAAATGGACATACCCAACGAGTTGAAATTCGCCGCCCATGTGTCACAGTATTTTACCAACAAGAAGGCGAACCCATTTACCACGTTGATTTAGCAGTTTACTCGGATCAAGACTGTAACCCAGATGGCAAAATGTATCTAGCCAAGGGGAAGTTAAATTCCGCTATAGAACATAGATTTTGGCAAGAATCTGATCCCCAAACTTTTATACATCTGATCAAAAATCACTTTCTAGACAGAGAAGATGATAAACAATTTCGCCGCATTATTCGTTACCTCAAACGCTGGAAGGATGTGAAATTCTCTAGCGACGGAAACGCAGCGCCGATTGGAATTGGCATTACTGTTGCAGCTTACCACTGGTTCAACCCAGTTTACACTCGTGACTCGTTTACAAATATAAAAAACTACAACGATTTAGAAGCCTTGCGATGCTTTGTCAACGCTATGCTTGCTAAGTTCCAAAATGTATACTTTAACAGCAACATAGTTCAACGGTTGATAGTGGAGTTACCTGTCTCTCCCCATAACGACCTGTTTGAGAAAATGACTGATAATCAAATGGCAGATTTTCAGGAGAAATTAGAAATTCTACTAGAAGCCATTGGGGAAGCTCAACAAAAAGCAGACCCTGTAGAAGCTTGCAAAATCCTTCAAAAACAATTTGGAGATGACTTTCCCATACCCAGTCGAGAAGACACGGCACAAAAACGACCACCAGCCATTATTTCCTCTAGCGCTTCAGCTTAA
- a CDS encoding E2/UBC family protein, whose translation MLDIETQLNIVASLTQEQYLHDLRILPENDLNSFKTHGVIWAIEGQVAIAGKNVALCIGVDCNFPLCLPKVFLRPSDALGFIPHVEEDGNICYLDSEGLLLNSEDPIGIIFEAIAKAVDVLQAGVKGSNKLDFMNEFGAYWQRISSKTLFAFLPIDNVLRKIFVYTDNKGTELTADNISTIKAYLNTDSQELDLLSRRTALYIPLKDGAFVLPPEPNNPWSSQDVKLIVHKNLSEENRRLLRHWGRKWKSEELVILSLPRPRGGMTLIGLLFSGVAGGHPLLSGRVKNLPIPINIQRYDLDYLLQRGGSYTKFGNFRVLLVGCGAVGGYIALALAQAGIMHLTLVDPDILKPENIYRHVLGKTALFQPKVTALKEEIESKYPYLLVTTHQQYIEQAIKDRLIDLSYFDLAIFATGDPTRELYINHLLHFTQSKSPITVFTWLEPLGIGGHSLLTRPDKPGCLQCLFTSATAINTPLYNKSAFAAYGQSFAKDDLGCGSSYIPYSFLDAQKTAESAVRLALDALTERERGSPILSWKGTDDNFVAAGFKVSPRYLLTPDQLQASRYDYINLQCPVCGGQQA comes from the coding sequence ATGCTGGATATAGAAACACAACTTAACATCGTTGCATCTCTAACACAGGAACAATATCTTCATGATCTACGTATATTACCTGAAAATGATCTGAATAGTTTCAAAACCCACGGTGTTATATGGGCAATTGAAGGACAGGTAGCTATTGCGGGTAAAAACGTAGCGTTGTGTATTGGAGTTGATTGTAACTTTCCTCTTTGCCTACCAAAAGTATTTCTGCGTCCATCAGATGCTCTTGGCTTCATTCCACATGTGGAGGAAGATGGCAACATTTGCTATTTAGATTCCGAGGGACTGCTGCTAAATTCAGAAGACCCTATTGGCATTATTTTTGAAGCGATCGCTAAAGCTGTTGATGTTCTACAAGCAGGTGTCAAAGGTTCTAATAAACTAGATTTTATGAACGAGTTCGGTGCATATTGGCAACGAATTAGTTCCAAGACTTTGTTTGCATTTTTGCCAATAGACAATGTATTACGCAAAATATTTGTTTATACGGATAACAAAGGCACAGAATTAACCGCAGACAACATTAGTACCATAAAGGCATATTTAAATACTGACAGTCAAGAACTCGATTTATTGTCAAGACGTACTGCTTTATACATTCCGCTTAAAGACGGTGCATTTGTACTTCCACCCGAACCCAATAACCCCTGGAGTAGTCAAGACGTAAAATTGATTGTCCACAAGAACTTGTCTGAAGAAAATCGTCGCTTATTAAGACATTGGGGGAGAAAGTGGAAATCGGAAGAGCTGGTTATTTTAAGTTTACCCCGTCCGCGTGGTGGAATGACCCTTATAGGTCTTTTATTTTCTGGTGTTGCTGGTGGTCATCCACTTTTATCTGGAAGAGTAAAAAATTTGCCAATACCAATTAATATTCAACGCTATGACCTTGACTACTTGCTTCAAAGAGGTGGCAGTTATACTAAATTCGGTAACTTCCGAGTTCTCCTTGTTGGATGCGGTGCGGTTGGCGGTTATATAGCCCTTGCACTAGCACAGGCAGGCATTATGCACTTGACACTGGTAGACCCTGACATTCTTAAACCAGAAAATATATATCGACACGTTTTAGGTAAGACAGCACTCTTTCAACCTAAAGTTACAGCCCTTAAAGAAGAAATCGAAAGCAAGTATCCTTATTTGTTAGTCACAACACACCAACAATACATTGAGCAAGCCATTAAAGATAGACTGATTGATTTGTCCTATTTTGATTTAGCAATTTTTGCTACAGGTGATCCCACAAGAGAACTATATATTAACCATTTATTGCATTTTACTCAATCTAAAAGTCCTATCACAGTGTTTACTTGGCTAGAACCATTAGGAATTGGGGGACACTCTTTGCTTACCCGCCCTGATAAACCAGGTTGCTTACAATGCCTTTTTACCTCAGCCACCGCAATTAACACCCCACTCTACAATAAATCGGCATTTGCTGCCTACGGCCAATCTTTTGCTAAAGATGACTTGGGCTGCGGTAGTTCATATATACCATATAGTTTTTTAGACGCGCAAAAAACAGCTGAATCTGCTGTTAGACTTGCACTCGATGCTTTAACAGAGCGTGAGCGAGGTAGTCCCATATTATCTTGGAAAGGAACTGATGATAATTTTGTAGCTGCGGGTTTTAAAGTATCTCCACGTTACTTGTTGACTCCTGACCAATTACAGGCAAGCAGGTACGACTATATTAATTTGCAATGTCCGGTCTGTGGTGGACAACAAGCATGA
- a CDS encoding phospholipase D-like domain-containing protein: protein MVSQIKDFENKIRKYHSHPEAIVIDCKPIGYPFYVLTLDLTYLDSRDLELLEEYVMKCIANGLNKLEEIFGFLGMDNHIIEKVLSKLISNDLIIREHGFNLTQNGVDALQKQTVLAPISDTKTFYLDALNGKLIDKFHLSKFDTKKYQNSCIEKIIKRPRKDNIEDIIDHYQDIEKLLQPPGYNIIELIQVNKIEKVYPEWHEVLLVLYKSNANDTELEYEIFSRDSIQKDYRETIEKLYGEGKKILDPIFQDMKQDNTSNQSFTKIVSSINDEDIKNVEQISARISSLNDPDSFIDITNNSVKEEKQKLKAQLEQIKTQSRISEVIHTCDIREYLFKALKQANNRVMIVSPWIKSNVVNQEFLSILEETLKRKVQVNIIYGYKETPGSMKNDTWSINKLENLMYNYKNLNFQKTTNSHRKQVVCDDKFAIVTSFNFLSFRADPNLTYRDELGVILRDKQTIEDLFNSGISLVKV, encoded by the coding sequence ATGGTTAGTCAAATCAAGGATTTTGAAAATAAAATTCGCAAATATCACTCACATCCTGAAGCCATAGTAATTGATTGTAAACCTATCGGTTATCCATTTTATGTTTTAACTCTTGATTTAACTTATTTAGACAGTAGAGATTTAGAACTATTGGAAGAATATGTAATGAAATGTATTGCTAATGGTTTGAATAAACTAGAAGAAATTTTTGGTTTCTTAGGAATGGATAACCATATTATCGAAAAAGTATTATCAAAATTAATCTCCAATGATTTAATTATCAGAGAACACGGTTTTAATCTTACACAAAATGGAGTAGATGCTTTACAAAAGCAAACTGTTTTAGCCCCTATTTCAGATACCAAAACTTTCTATTTAGATGCTTTAAATGGAAAGTTGATAGATAAATTTCATTTGAGTAAATTTGATACTAAAAAGTATCAAAACAGTTGTATAGAGAAAATAATAAAAAGGCCGAGAAAAGATAATATAGAAGATATTATTGACCATTATCAAGATATTGAAAAATTATTACAACCTCCAGGTTATAATATTATTGAATTGATCCAAGTTAATAAAATAGAAAAAGTATATCCTGAATGGCATGAAGTATTATTGGTTTTGTATAAAAGTAATGCGAATGATACTGAATTAGAATATGAAATTTTTTCTAGAGATTCTATTCAGAAAGATTATAGAGAAACTATAGAAAAATTATATGGTGAAGGTAAAAAAATACTTGATCCTATTTTTCAGGATATGAAACAAGATAATACTTCTAATCAATCTTTTACTAAAATTGTTAGTAGTATTAACGATGAGGATATTAAAAATGTAGAACAAATCAGTGCAAGAATTAGTTCACTTAATGATCCTGATTCTTTCATAGACATTACAAATAACTCGGTCAAAGAAGAAAAGCAAAAACTTAAGGCACAACTAGAACAAATAAAAACTCAAAGTAGAATATCGGAAGTAATTCATACTTGTGATATTCGAGAATATCTATTTAAGGCTTTGAAACAGGCAAACAATAGAGTAATGATAGTTTCTCCCTGGATCAAAAGTAATGTGGTAAATCAAGAATTTTTATCAATTTTAGAGGAGACATTGAAACGAAAAGTCCAAGTTAATATCATATACGGGTATAAGGAAACTCCGGGGAGTATGAAAAATGATACTTGGTCAATTAATAAATTAGAGAATTTAATGTACAATTATAAGAATTTGAATTTTCAAAAAACCACCAATAGTCATCGTAAGCAAGTAGTTTGTGATGATAAGTTTGCAATAGTAACCAGCTTTAATTTTTTATCATTTAGAGCAGATCCTAATTTAACTTATAGAGATGAATTAGGAGTAATTTTAAGGGATAAACAAACGATTGAAGATTTATTTAACAGTGGTATTAGTTTGGTCAAAGTTTAA
- a CDS encoding serine/threonine-protein kinase translates to MSNVIGEFIGGKYDIQAKLGQGGSGVVYLAKKLGTNERYAIKTISTEEENAIKLLERETETLKRFNHPNIVKFIEQGYENRHKLVYLVLEYLDGQDIKTYFDSGIDLRTKLNLFSQIIDAISHAHSKNIIHRDIKPDNIKIVKTDEQPQAKVLDFGIAIITTTILTNTIRSYHTPLFSAPEQINLEKVSRDSDVYSLGMTFLYLLSTPEARITFQDERDKTILYQSTYTTLSACGNFNTLIENLKTATDKNRDNRPKLDEIRKIIANVQEEIKQSITIVFNITRKVEQEINDKYNFQNNLLEIKKHIESLFHENSNILHLKKSPDKHQHDENRLTIDIGLESLSKFYRGFINLDNHNSTQITVLHEIFLPPNIQEQIFENGLPIKANPIIEVGSGLKRKVDLSELIKQVLQKDQQVKNQIKNNKDLAATFEQWQSLIDIEKQIISDKKSVFEYREKYYDKQRQILILSLVKPISIEEFDKITSPPVPFTISIRKSLRSGRQKEMQWEIGDIIDGDKSSNGEVVEKLHISISDFLNPEIIESILDKGKIETNKRQQESEIEKRHKALREIRYGDCENAALSRVIAEPSNVKPIEASLIHKFFNQKLDESQQKAVCKALATEDIFLIQGPPGTGKTSVITEIILQILNQYPNDKILISSQSNVAVDNVLTRISRVEDKEIKCIRIGREEKIEEDARQFEVEKAIIKWQDSLRYKSLIYWKQYQEQNELLLSGVKKIAQLEDIKTKNKELQILANKLTQIISRFNSELIIYKDNLASIDFSDTAIELISEKLELEQKILKLLEIYTTKFGIEYPDNKNLSDWINEEYKVLQGILGDNQENYEKLIKLQRLNEEWNEKLIRKQKSLESIFIDEINVVGATCLGVARFKDRNFDWVIVDEAGRSTAPETFVPMSKGKRIILVGDHKQLPPIIDQELQERALSEKDIQKIILERSLFEYLYEQLPKTNKITLNNQYRMHPHIGNLVSILFYDNQVASNLVNPEEKQHYVTIFDKNIYWISTSDAGEKSQERENGKSRINHYEARVIKGILAKIQENCESNQLQKEVGVISAYRSQISILESAIAPNDKQLWKNLHIIIRTVDAFQGGECDIIIYDLVRNNKHNKLGFTSDDRRLNVALSRAKQLLIIVGNDNMAYQGRTPNNISNPFKPLIEYIDSSSSSCSRLKSNDFI, encoded by the coding sequence ATGTCTAATGTTATCGGTGAATTTATTGGTGGTAAGTATGATATCCAAGCTAAACTTGGACAAGGTGGTAGTGGGGTAGTCTATTTAGCAAAAAAATTAGGTACTAATGAGCGTTATGCTATTAAAACTATTTCCACTGAAGAAGAGAACGCAATTAAACTTTTAGAAAGAGAAACTGAGACTTTAAAACGTTTTAATCATCCTAATATCGTTAAATTTATTGAACAAGGTTATGAAAATCGTCATAAGCTTGTTTATTTAGTATTAGAATATTTAGATGGTCAAGATATTAAAACTTATTTTGATAGTGGGATTGATTTAAGAACTAAATTAAATCTATTTTCACAAATTATTGATGCAATTAGTCATGCCCATTCTAAAAATATAATTCATAGAGATATTAAGCCAGACAATATCAAAATTGTAAAAACTGATGAACAACCTCAAGCAAAGGTTTTAGATTTTGGTATAGCTATTATTACTACTACTATTCTAACAAATACAATTAGAAGCTATCATACGCCTCTATTTTCTGCTCCTGAGCAAATTAATTTAGAAAAAGTTTCTAGAGATTCTGATGTTTATTCTTTAGGAATGACATTTTTATACTTATTATCAACTCCAGAAGCGAGAATTACTTTTCAAGATGAAAGAGATAAAACTATACTTTATCAATCTACTTACACAACTTTAAGTGCTTGTGGTAATTTTAACACTTTAATAGAAAATTTAAAAACCGCGACAGATAAAAATCGTGACAATCGTCCTAAGCTGGATGAAATTAGAAAAATTATTGCTAATGTTCAGGAAGAAATAAAACAATCGATTACTATTGTTTTTAATATAACTCGTAAAGTAGAACAAGAAATTAATGATAAATATAACTTTCAAAATAACCTTTTAGAAATCAAAAAGCATATTGAGTCTTTATTCCACGAAAACTCCAATATCTTACATCTCAAAAAAAGTCCAGATAAACATCAACATGATGAAAATAGACTAACAATTGATATTGGTTTAGAGAGTTTATCTAAATTCTATCGTGGGTTTATTAATCTAGATAATCATAATTCTACCCAAATAACAGTATTACATGAAATTTTTTTACCTCCTAATATACAAGAACAAATATTTGAGAATGGATTACCTATCAAAGCTAATCCCATAATTGAGGTAGGTTCTGGATTAAAAAGAAAAGTAGATTTATCTGAATTAATTAAACAAGTTTTACAAAAAGATCAGCAGGTTAAAAATCAAATAAAAAATAATAAAGATTTAGCGGCAACATTTGAACAATGGCAATCACTAATTGATATTGAAAAACAAATAATTAGTGATAAAAAATCTGTATTTGAATACAGAGAAAAATATTATGATAAACAAAGACAAATTTTGATTTTATCATTAGTAAAGCCTATTTCAATTGAAGAATTTGATAAGATAACTTCTCCTCCAGTACCCTTTACTATATCTATTAGAAAAAGCTTACGTTCTGGTAGACAAAAAGAAATGCAATGGGAGATAGGAGATATTATTGATGGTGATAAATCTAGTAATGGAGAAGTAGTTGAAAAGTTACATATTAGTATTAGTGACTTTTTAAATCCTGAAATTATAGAATCTATTTTAGATAAAGGAAAAATTGAAACAAATAAAAGACAGCAAGAATCTGAAATTGAAAAACGACATAAGGCTTTAAGAGAAATTAGATATGGAGACTGTGAAAATGCAGCCTTATCTCGGGTAATAGCAGAACCATCTAATGTGAAACCAATAGAAGCAAGTTTAATTCATAAATTTTTTAATCAAAAATTAGATGAATCACAGCAAAAAGCAGTCTGTAAAGCTTTAGCTACTGAAGATATTTTTCTAATTCAAGGCCCACCAGGTACAGGTAAAACTTCTGTAATTACAGAAATTATTTTACAGATTTTAAATCAATATCCTAATGATAAAATTTTGATTTCTTCCCAGTCTAATGTAGCAGTTGATAATGTTTTAACAAGAATTTCTCGTGTTGAAGATAAGGAAATTAAATGTATTAGAATTGGTAGAGAAGAAAAGATAGAAGAAGATGCTAGACAGTTTGAGGTAGAAAAAGCTATTATCAAATGGCAAGATTCTCTACGTTATAAGTCTTTAATTTATTGGAAACAGTACCAAGAACAAAATGAGCTACTTCTATCAGGAGTAAAAAAAATTGCTCAATTGGAAGATATAAAAACGAAAAATAAAGAATTACAAATATTGGCTAACAAATTAACACAAATAATTTCTAGATTTAATTCAGAGTTAATTATATATAAAGACAATTTAGCATCTATTGATTTTTCTGATACTGCTATAGAATTGATTTCTGAAAAGTTAGAATTGGAGCAAAAAATATTAAAATTACTAGAAATATATACTACAAAATTTGGAATAGAATATCCTGATAATAAAAATCTGTCAGATTGGATTAATGAAGAATATAAAGTATTACAAGGTATTTTAGGCGATAATCAAGAAAATTACGAAAAGCTTATTAAACTACAAAGGCTGAATGAAGAATGGAATGAAAAACTTATAAGAAAACAAAAAAGTTTAGAATCTATATTTATAGATGAAATAAATGTTGTTGGTGCAACTTGTTTAGGAGTAGCAAGATTTAAAGATAGAAACTTTGATTGGGTAATTGTTGATGAAGCTGGTAGATCAACTGCTCCTGAAACTTTTGTACCCATGTCCAAAGGAAAAAGAATTATTTTAGTTGGTGATCATAAACAATTACCTCCTATTATTGATCAAGAATTACAGGAACGAGCTTTAAGTGAAAAAGATATTCAAAAAATTATCCTAGAAAGGAGTTTATTTGAATATCTTTATGAACAACTTCCTAAAACTAATAAAATAACTTTGAATAATCAATATAGAATGCACCCTCATATTGGTAATCTTGTTAGTATATTATTCTATGATAATCAGGTGGCAAGCAATCTTGTAAACCCTGAAGAGAAACAGCATTATGTAACAATCTTTGATAAAAATATTTATTGGATATCCACTAGCGATGCAGGGGAAAAATCTCAAGAAAGAGAAAATGGAAAAAGTCGTATAAATCATTATGAAGCCAGAGTTATTAAGGGAATTTTAGCTAAAATTCAAGAAAATTGCGAATCAAATCAGTTACAAAAAGAAGTCGGTGTTATTTCAGCTTATCGTTCACAAATTAGTATTTTAGAATCTGCGATTGCTCCTAATGATAAGCAATTATGGAAAAATTTACATATCATTATTCGTACAGTAGATGCTTTTCAGGGAGGTGAATGTGATATTATTATTTATGATTTAGTCAGAAACAATAAACATAATAAATTGGGTTTTACATCTGATGACCGCAGATTAAATGTTGCTTTATCTCGTGCTAAACAGTTATTAATTATAGTGGGTAATGATAACATGGCTTATCAGGGGAGAACTCCTAACAATATTTCTAATCCTTTTAAACCATTAATAGAATATATTGATAGCAGTAGTTCTTCCTGTTCACGATTAAAATCTAATGATTTTATTTAG